In one window of Chryseobacterium sp. JV274 DNA:
- a CDS encoding helix-turn-helix domain-containing protein, whose protein sequence is MENTCPKCNSTKVVKSGIINEKQRFHCKDCKYYFTVKKLGKQIDDYYVTKALQLYLEGLSYREIERIIGVSHVTISSWIKKYNITRPPHSEFHPVYKILKQNELIDYIAQEENIKNSGIIITQFADKYMLIKWERFKK, encoded by the coding sequence ATGGAAAATACATGCCCTAAATGCAACAGTACCAAAGTGGTAAAAAGCGGCATCATCAATGAAAAGCAACGCTTCCACTGTAAAGACTGCAAATATTATTTCACTGTTAAAAAGCTGGGAAAACAGATTGATGACTATTATGTTACCAAGGCGCTTCAGCTGTACCTGGAAGGCTTAAGTTACCGTGAAATCGAAAGAATTATCGGGGTTTCCCATGTTACAATAAGTTCCTGGATAAAAAAATACAACATCACAAGACCTCCACACTCTGAATTCCATCCTGTTTATAAAATACTGAAACAAAATGAGTTGATTGATTATATTGCGCAGGAGGAAAACATTAAAAATTCCGGGATTATCATCACTCAGTTTGCTGATAAGTATATGCTGATCAAGTGGGAAAGGTTTAAGAAGTAG
- a CDS encoding GNAT family N-acetyltransferase, whose product MEIEISSCEHLMYVSEIQQEMYDSAQRRGTGIAKRSIEYLSKKISEGNAVVATENGEWVGFCYIETWSHGKFVANSGLIVSPKFRNGGVATQIKQRVFQLSRDKYPDAKVFGLTTGLAVMKINSDLGYKPVIYSELTQDEEFWSGCKNCVNYEILMMKERKNCLCTAMLFVPENDKKKEVVNNQPENKYNEMNQTDFEYSVQKSLDEFHLTTKKNKKSPDEKESHLSV is encoded by the coding sequence ATGGAAATAGAAATTTCCTCATGCGAACATCTAATGTATGTGAGTGAAATACAGCAGGAAATGTATGATTCTGCACAGCGCAGAGGAACGGGCATCGCAAAACGTTCTATAGAATATTTGAGTAAGAAGATTTCAGAAGGCAACGCTGTGGTAGCCACTGAAAACGGTGAGTGGGTAGGTTTCTGCTATATAGAGACCTGGTCGCATGGGAAGTTTGTGGCTAATTCGGGATTGATAGTATCGCCGAAATTCAGGAACGGGGGCGTAGCAACTCAAATTAAGCAGAGGGTTTTCCAGTTATCTAGAGATAAATATCCGGATGCGAAAGTATTTGGATTGACAACGGGTTTGGCAGTAATGAAAATCAATAGTGATTTAGGATATAAGCCGGTCATCTATTCAGAACTTACCCAGGACGAAGAATTCTGGAGTGGCTGCAAAAACTGTGTGAACTATGAGATTTTAATGATGAAGGAACGCAAAAACTGTTTGTGTACAGCTATGTTGTTTGTTCCTGAAAATGATAAAAAAAAAGAGGTGGTGAATAACCAGCCTGAAAATAAATATAATGAAATGAATCAAACTGATTTTGAGTATTCTGTACAAAAATCCCTTGATGAATTTCATTTGACAACTAAAAAAAATAAAAAGAGTCCAGATGAAAAAGAAAGTCATCTTAGCGTTTAG
- a CDS encoding argininosuccinate synthase — translation MKKKVILAFSGGLDTSYCAKYLSETLGYDVYAVTVNTGGFSKEEEKELERKALNLGVKEYRCVDAQEDYYNSCVKYLIFGNVLKNNTYPLSVSAERTIQAQEIAKYAIEVNADAIAHGSTGAGNDQVRFDLIFQVMCPNIEIITPIRDMALSREEEIEFLKDHGYEMEFQKAQYSVNKGLWGTSVGGKETLTSRNYLPEEAFPSQIKETQPSELEIEFKNGEVIGVNGESFEHSVSAIQKIEELASAYGIGRDIHVGDTIVGIKGRVGFEAAAASVIIKAHHLLEKHTLSKYQQMMKSQLSDWYGNWLHEALFLDPVMRNIESFLADSQKTVSGKVFVTLHPYRFILNGIESDHDLMSDKFGSYGEANRAWTGDDVKGYTKIVSNSLNIYHQINQNIN, via the coding sequence ATGAAAAAGAAAGTCATCTTAGCGTTTAGTGGAGGTTTAGATACTTCCTACTGTGCAAAATATCTTAGTGAAACACTAGGGTATGATGTGTATGCAGTCACCGTAAATACCGGAGGTTTTTCAAAAGAAGAGGAAAAAGAACTGGAAAGAAAAGCTCTAAACCTTGGAGTAAAAGAATACAGGTGCGTAGACGCTCAGGAAGATTATTATAATTCATGTGTGAAATATTTGATTTTCGGGAATGTATTGAAAAATAATACATACCCTCTTTCGGTAAGTGCTGAGCGTACCATTCAGGCGCAGGAAATTGCAAAATATGCAATAGAAGTAAATGCAGATGCTATTGCTCATGGAAGTACAGGAGCTGGAAATGATCAGGTTCGTTTTGATTTGATTTTTCAGGTAATGTGCCCGAATATCGAGATTATTACGCCAATCCGTGATATGGCTCTATCCCGTGAAGAAGAAATTGAGTTTTTGAAAGATCACGGTTATGAAATGGAATTCCAGAAAGCACAATATTCAGTGAATAAAGGACTTTGGGGAACTTCTGTGGGAGGAAAGGAAACTTTGACTTCCAGAAATTACCTGCCGGAAGAAGCTTTTCCATCTCAGATTAAAGAAACTCAGCCTTCAGAACTGGAAATCGAGTTTAAAAACGGAGAAGTGATAGGCGTGAACGGAGAAAGCTTTGAACATTCTGTATCTGCAATTCAAAAAATAGAAGAATTAGCTTCAGCGTATGGAATTGGTCGTGATATTCACGTAGGGGATACCATTGTTGGGATTAAAGGACGAGTGGGATTTGAAGCAGCAGCAGCATCTGTGATCATTAAGGCACATCATTTATTAGAGAAGCATACGCTTTCAAAATATCAGCAAATGATGAAGTCTCAGTTGTCCGACTGGTATGGAAACTGGCTTCATGAAGCGCTTTTCTTAGATCCTGTGATGAGAAATATAGAGTCTTTCCTGGCAGATTCTCAGAAAACAGTCAGTGGAAAAGTATTTGTGACGCTTCATCCATACAGATTTATTCTTAATGGAATTGAATCTGATCATGACCTGATGTCTGATAAATTCGGAAGTTATGGAGAGGCTAACAGAGCTTGGACAGGCGACGATGTGAAAGGATACACAAAGATTGTAAGCAATTCTTTAAATATATACCATCAGATTAACCAGAATATCAACTAG
- the argC gene encoding N-acetyl-gamma-glutamyl-phosphate reductase, with translation MKKTVGIIGANGYTGSELIRLLAFHPHVTLSFLYSRSNSGTRISDLYPDLTTVCEMVLTNKPEDVDVLFLCLPHKESQSWLTQHPVKDETLVIDLGNDFRLDGNFGNRNFIYGLPEINKKQLSEAKSIANPGCFATAIQLALLPLADKEVLNEVFTTGITGSTGAGQSLQATTHFTWRNDNVSAYKTLTHQHVDEILQQLIAFNNKEVTLNFVPWRGDFARGIFTSSTMKTDLTLEEIEQLYQDFYAEEPFVTVSSRAIDLKQVVNTNRCVIQIEKSGNVAVIHSAIDNLLKGASGQAVQNMNLAMKWEENAGLNLKPIAF, from the coding sequence ATGAAGAAAACAGTAGGAATAATTGGTGCCAACGGTTATACAGGAAGTGAGCTGATACGCTTACTGGCTTTTCATCCCCATGTGACATTGAGTTTTTTATATAGTCGTTCGAATTCGGGAACAAGAATTTCGGATCTGTACCCGGATTTAACGACGGTTTGTGAAATGGTTTTGACAAATAAACCTGAAGACGTAGATGTTCTTTTTCTGTGTCTTCCTCATAAAGAAAGTCAAAGCTGGTTAACTCAACATCCTGTAAAAGATGAAACGCTGGTGATTGATCTCGGAAATGATTTCCGTTTAGATGGGAACTTTGGGAACAGAAATTTTATCTACGGATTACCTGAAATCAATAAAAAACAACTGTCAGAGGCAAAAAGTATTGCCAACCCGGGATGTTTTGCCACAGCAATTCAATTGGCTTTACTGCCATTAGCAGATAAAGAAGTGTTAAATGAAGTTTTTACTACAGGGATTACTGGTTCTACCGGAGCTGGACAGTCTTTGCAGGCAACAACTCATTTTACCTGGAGAAATGATAATGTTTCAGCGTATAAAACATTAACTCATCAGCATGTAGATGAGATTTTACAACAGCTGATTGCATTTAATAATAAAGAAGTAACCCTGAATTTTGTTCCATGGAGAGGGGATTTTGCAAGAGGAATTTTTACAAGTTCCACCATGAAGACGGATTTGACGCTGGAGGAAATAGAACAATTATATCAGGATTTTTATGCGGAGGAGCCTTTTGTTACCGTAAGTAGCAGGGCAATTGATTTAAAGCAGGTTGTCAATACTAATCGCTGTGTGATTCAGATCGAAAAGAGTGGAAATGTTGCCGTTATTCATTCAGCGATTGACAATTTGTTAAAAGGTGCTTCAGGGCAGGCAGTCCAGAACATGAATCTGGCAATGAAATGGGAAGAAAATGCAGGGTTAAACTTAAAACCAATAGCGTTTTAA
- a CDS encoding aspartate aminotransferase family protein, whose product MNLFNVYPLFNINPVKAQGSFLWDDKGGQYLDFYGGHAVISIGHNHPYYQNKLKDQLEKISFYSNSVQNELQTELAEKLGKLSGYEEYNLFLCNSGAEANENALKLASFHNGKSKVLYFSGSFHGRTSAAVSVTDNPKIVAPVNFSERFIKSEWNDVQQLEETFEKNGNEISSVIIEGIQGVGGIMIPTPEFLSKIKELCEKYEAVLILDEVQSGYGRSGYFFAHQEFGVEADIITTAKGMGNGFPVGGVLIHPKFQASNGLLGTTFGGNHLACAASIAVLDVMKDENLIENAQEMGEYIENEIKDLPHIKSIRRKGLMIGIELDRDCSEIRKSLLFDHHIFTGNSNDKTVLRILPALNIKKEETDLFINALKTVLVSI is encoded by the coding sequence ATGAATTTATTCAACGTCTATCCATTATTCAATATAAATCCGGTTAAAGCTCAGGGATCTTTTCTTTGGGATGATAAAGGAGGGCAGTATCTTGATTTTTACGGAGGTCATGCTGTCATTTCCATTGGGCACAACCATCCATATTATCAAAATAAGTTAAAAGATCAGCTGGAAAAAATTTCTTTCTATTCCAATTCGGTTCAGAATGAATTGCAGACTGAACTCGCAGAAAAACTAGGGAAACTTTCCGGATATGAAGAGTATAACCTTTTCTTGTGCAATTCGGGAGCGGAAGCCAATGAAAATGCATTGAAACTGGCTTCATTTCATAATGGCAAAAGCAAAGTGCTGTATTTTTCAGGTTCATTCCACGGAAGAACTTCTGCAGCGGTTTCGGTGACCGACAACCCAAAAATTGTTGCTCCGGTTAACTTTTCAGAAAGATTTATCAAATCAGAATGGAATGATGTGCAGCAGCTTGAAGAGACTTTTGAGAAGAATGGAAATGAAATTTCTTCTGTCATCATTGAAGGTATTCAGGGAGTAGGTGGAATTATGATTCCTACGCCGGAATTCTTATCTAAAATTAAAGAACTATGCGAAAAATATGAGGCGGTTCTTATTTTGGATGAAGTACAATCAGGATATGGAAGAAGTGGATATTTCTTTGCTCATCAGGAGTTCGGAGTTGAAGCAGATATTATTACAACGGCAAAAGGAATGGGAAATGGTTTCCCGGTAGGCGGAGTTTTGATCCATCCTAAATTCCAGGCGAGCAACGGTTTGCTGGGAACTACATTTGGAGGAAATCATCTTGCCTGTGCAGCTTCAATTGCTGTGCTTGACGTGATGAAAGATGAAAATCTTATTGAAAATGCTCAGGAAATGGGCGAATATATTGAAAATGAAATTAAAGATTTACCACATATTAAATCCATCCGAAGGAAAGGGCTGATGATCGGAATAGAACTCGATAGAGACTGTTCGGAAATAAGGAAAAGTTTATTGTTCGATCATCATATTTTCACAGGAAACTCTAATGATAAAACTGTCTTAAGGATTCTTCCGGCACTGAATATCAAAAAAGAGGAAACGGATCTTTTCATCAATGCTTTGAAAACAGTATTGGTGAGTATTTAA
- a CDS encoding N-acetylornithine carbamoyltransferase, with protein MKKFTSVSDVENLQEIIKKALQIKAAPLTETEKGKGKTIGLVFLNSSLRTRLSSQIAAQNLGLNVLTLNAAQEAWNLEFADGAVMNGDTVEHIKDAIEVLNQYCDIIAVRCFAGMKSKEDDVNESILSQFEKHAKVPVISLESATRHPLQSLADCITITESWKKEHKPKVVLTWAPHIKPIAHAVGNSFAEWMQEMDVELVIANPEGYDLDKNFTKDVKVIHDQDEALKDADFIYVKNWSSFDDYAAMPEVKGDWMLTNEKLANTNDAKVMHCLPVRRNVELSDEVMDGDHSIIYQQAKNRIFSAQAVFSEILDELHAG; from the coding sequence ATGAAAAAATTTACCTCTGTAAGTGATGTTGAAAACTTACAGGAAATCATAAAAAAAGCTTTACAAATAAAAGCAGCTCCCCTTACCGAAACGGAAAAAGGAAAGGGAAAAACAATTGGACTTGTATTTTTAAATTCAAGCTTAAGAACCCGTCTCAGCAGTCAGATTGCAGCACAAAACCTGGGGTTGAATGTGCTGACATTAAATGCTGCACAGGAAGCCTGGAATTTAGAGTTTGCTGACGGAGCTGTCATGAACGGAGATACCGTAGAGCATATCAAAGATGCAATTGAAGTTTTAAATCAATATTGTGATATCATTGCTGTGCGTTGTTTTGCAGGAATGAAGAGCAAAGAAGATGATGTAAATGAAAGCATCTTGAGCCAGTTTGAAAAACATGCAAAAGTTCCTGTAATCTCATTGGAATCTGCAACCCGTCACCCGCTGCAAAGTCTGGCAGACTGTATTACGATTACAGAAAGCTGGAAAAAAGAACATAAACCAAAAGTGGTATTGACCTGGGCGCCACACATCAAACCTATTGCACATGCCGTTGGAAACTCTTTTGCGGAGTGGATGCAGGAAATGGATGTAGAGTTGGTAATTGCCAATCCTGAAGGATATGATTTGGATAAAAACTTCACTAAAGATGTGAAAGTAATCCATGATCAGGACGAGGCGTTAAAAGATGCAGATTTTATCTATGTAAAAAACTGGTCTTCTTTTGATGATTATGCAGCAATGCCTGAAGTGAAAGGTGACTGGATGCTTACCAATGAAAAATTGGCCAATACCAACGACGCAAAGGTAATGCACTGTCTTCCGGTCCGCCGTAATGTTGAGTTGAGTGATGAGGTGATGGATGGAGACCATTCTATTATTTATCAGCAGGCAAAAAACCGTATTTTCTCTGCACAGGCTGTGTTCAGTGAAATTTTAGATGAGCTGCATGCCGGATAA
- the argB gene encoding acetylglutamate kinase, translating into MKEKLYIIKIGGALIDDEELLTQFLEQFSEIQEKKILVHGGGKLATTLADKLGVEQKMINGRRITDKETLDIVTMVYAGGINKNIVEKLQQKKCNAIGFSGADGNLIKAKKREDPEIDFGFVGDINKKSVNKKLVSKLMKLNLVPVFSAITHDRKGNLFNTNADTIASVMAQALSEKYEVELLYCFDKEGVLEDVNDPESVIKSVTAGEFAVLKEEGKLHKGILPKLENALGAIKNNVDKVFLIKETELKNHIENHHAGTEICL; encoded by the coding sequence ATGAAAGAAAAGTTATACATCATAAAAATTGGCGGAGCTTTAATTGATGATGAAGAGTTGTTAACCCAATTCTTAGAACAATTTTCTGAAATTCAGGAAAAGAAGATCCTTGTTCATGGCGGAGGAAAGTTGGCTACAACATTAGCGGATAAACTGGGTGTTGAACAGAAAATGATCAACGGAAGGAGGATTACGGATAAAGAAACACTGGATATTGTAACCATGGTATATGCAGGGGGAATCAATAAAAATATTGTTGAAAAGCTGCAGCAGAAAAAATGCAATGCCATAGGATTCTCCGGTGCAGATGGGAATCTGATCAAAGCCAAAAAAAGAGAAGATCCTGAGATAGATTTCGGATTTGTGGGAGATATCAATAAGAAAAGCGTGAATAAAAAGCTGGTTTCAAAATTAATGAAACTGAATCTTGTTCCTGTATTTTCAGCGATTACCCACGATAGAAAAGGAAATCTCTTCAATACCAATGCAGATACCATTGCATCTGTAATGGCGCAAGCTCTTTCAGAGAAATATGAAGTTGAACTGTTGTATTGTTTTGATAAAGAAGGTGTTTTAGAAGATGTGAACGACCCCGAATCAGTGATCAAAAGTGTTACAGCAGGAGAGTTTGCGGTATTAAAAGAAGAAGGAAAGCTTCACAAAGGGATTTTACCCAAACTTGAAAATGCGCTTGGAGCGATAAAAAATAATGTAGATAAAGTGTTTCTGATTAAAGAAACAGAACTGAAAAACCATATAGAAAATCATCATGCAGGAACTGAAATCTGTTTATAA